A stretch of DNA from Alistipes sp. ZOR0009:
TTGACGAAGAGGTTTTAAACAAAGTAAAACACAAAAAAATGCCAAGAACAAATTTCAACCAGCTGCTAGACGCTGGTGTTCACTTCGGTCACTTGAAGAGAAAGTGGAACCCTAAAATGGCTCCTTATATCTTTATGGAGCGTAACGGTATTCACATTATCGACCTTCACAAGACCGTTGTAAAGCTAGATGAGGCTGCAAACGCCCTAAAACAAATCGCAAAATCAGGCCGTAAGGTTCTTTTTGTTGCTACTAAGAAGCAAGCAAAAGATATCGTTTCGGAAAGAATAGGTCAAGTAAACATGCCATATGTTACCGAGCGCTGGCCCGGTGGTATGCTTACCAACTTCCCAACCATCCGTAAGGCGGTTAAGAAGATGGCTTCTCTTGAGAAGATGACCAATGATGGTACTTTCGATGCGCTTTCTAAGCGTGAGAAACTACAAATCACCCGTCAACGTGCTAAGCTTGAGAAGAACTTAGGATCTATCGCAGATCTTACTCGTCTTCCTGCTGCTCTTTTCATCGTTGACGTTCAAAAAGAAGCAAACGCCGTTCGTGAAGCAAAGAGGCTTAACATTCCAGTATTTGCTATGGTAGATACCTGCTGTGATCCAACACCAATTGATTATGTTATCCCAGCTAACGACGACGCTTCAAAGTCTATCAGCCTAGTAATCGACGTAGTTGCTTCTGCTATTCAAGAAGGACTAGAAGAGCGCAAGGTTGAAAAGGAAAAGGATAAGGACAGCCAACCTGCTAAGGCTGAAAAAGCTGGTAAGGCAAAGGTTAAGAAGGCTACTGTAGCTGACGAGGCTGATGCTGAAGCTCCTGCTCAGGCAGAAGAGAGCGCAGAATAATCCGATTTCAATAACTGATAAAGAATATAACTATGGCAATTAGTGCACAAGACGTAGCGAAGCTACGTAAAATGACCGGTGCCGGGATGATGGACTGCAAGAAGGCTCTTGAAGAAGCTAATGGCGACTTCGAGCGTGCTCAGGACCTTATCCGCGAAAGAGGTAAGCTTATCGCCAGCAAGCGAGCTGACCGTGAAGCTACTGAAGGTGCCGTTATCGCTAAAACTACTGCCGATGGCAAGCGTGGTGCTGTTATCTGTCTTAACTGCGAAACTGACTTCGTGGCTAAGAATGCAGATTTCGTAGCTCTTGCTGAAAGCATCCTAAACCTTGCTATCGAGCAAAACCCAGCAACCCTAGAAGACCTTCTTGCTCTTAAGATGGGTGAGCTTTCTGTAGCTGATCTAGTTACCGAAAAGTCTGGTGTTACTGGCGAAAAGTTGAGCGTTTCTTTCTACGGAAAGCTTGAGGATGGATACGTTATTCCTTACATCCACATGAACAACAAACTTGCAACTTTGGTATCTTTCTCTAAGGGTATCAACGAAGAAGTTGCTAAGGATGTGGCAATGCAGGTTGCTGCTATGAAGCCTGTAGCGCTTGATAAGAGCTCTACTCCAGCTGATGTAGTGGAAAAAGAACTTCACATTGCTAAGGAACAACTTCGTCTTGAAGGTAAGTCTGAGGATATGATCGAAAAGATCGCTCCTGGTAAGCTTAACAAGTTCTTCAAGGAAAGTACTCTTCTTGCTCAAGACTTCATCAAGGATAACAAGATGAGCGTTGAGGCTTATGTTAAGAGTGCTGATGCTGAAGTTAAGGTTACTGGTTTCGTTCGCTACTCTCTAAACGACTAAATTTTTATCGTTTATACCTCAAAGGGCTGCAGCAATGCAGCCCTTTTTTTGCTTACTAGAAGGCAAAAAGAAAGCCCCGCTCAAAAACATGAGCGGGGCTTTTATCTTGTAATATGCTATTGGATGCTTATACCAAAGGCGTTCCTGTCATTTCTGCAGGGGCAGGGATGTCCATTAGCTTAAGCACGGTTGGCGCGATATCAGCCAGCACGCCGCTTTTTACGCTCTTAATCTCATCGTCAACTACGATGAAAGGAACTGGGTTAAGCGAGTGGGCGGTATTTGGCGAGCCGTCTTCGTTCATGGCGTTGTCGGCGTTGCCGTGGTCGGCGGTGATAAGTACGGTGTATCCGTTGGCGCGAGCCGCAGTAACAACCTCCTTCACGCATGCGTCTACCGCGTGGATTGCCTTAAGGATCGCATTCATGTCGCCGGTGTGGCCTACCATGTCGCCGTTGGCAAAGTTCAGCGCAACGAAGTCGACCTCTCCCTTTTTAAGTTCGGCAACGATGGCGTCCTTAACGCCGTAGGCGCTCATTTCTGGCTGTAGATCGTAGGTGGCTACCTTTGGCGATGGGATAAGGATACGGCTTTCGTTTTCGAATTCAGCCTCGCGTCCGCCGCTGAAGAAGAAGGTTACGTGAGCGTACTTTTCTGTTTCGGCGATACGTATTTGCTTCTTTCCAGCCTTCGATACCACTTCGCCAAGGGTGTTGGTTACGTTATCCTTGTCGAAAAGGATGTGTAGGCCTTGGAATTTGGCATCGTATGGGGTCATGGTATAGTAGTGAAGCGGAATGGTCTTCATTCCAGCCTCTGGCATGTCTTGCTGGGTAAGCACAATGGTAAGCTCCTTGGCGCGGTCGTTGCGGAAGTTGAAGAAGATCACCACGTCGCCCTCCTGAATGGTACCTACAGGCTTGCCGTCTGCGTCAACCTGTACTACTGGCTTGATGAACTCGTCGGTTACGCCCGCATCGTAGGAGTTTTGTACGGCCTCTACCATGTTGGTGGTTGGTGTACCGGTTCCGTGTACCATTAGGTCGTACGATTCCTTTACGCGCTCCCAACGCTTGTCGCGGTCCATGGCGTAGTAGCGGCCAATCATGGTGGCAATCTTTCCGGTTGATTTGGCCAGATGTGCCTCTAGCGCCTCGATGAATCCTTTTCCGCTCTTAGGGTCGGTATCTCTACCATCCATAAAGGCATGAACGAAGGTCTTGTCGATTCCGTAAGCCTTAGAGATTTCGGTTAGCTTGAAAAGGTGATCGAGCGAGCTGTGAACGCCTCCGTCCGAAACAAGTCCCATTAGGTGAACCTGCTTTCCGTTTTCCTTGGCGTAGGTGTATGCGTTTACGATTTCTGGATTCTCAAGAATGGAGTTGTCGCGGCAGGCAATGTTGATCTTTACCAAATCTTGGTAAACGATACGCCCTGCACCGATGTTGAGGTGACCTACCTCAGAGTTGCCCATTTGTCCTTCTGGAAGGCCTACGTCTTCGCCGCTGGTGCGCAGCTCGGAGGTGGCGTAGCTTGCCTCTAGGCAGTTAATGAATTCTGGGTTTGCTTTGTAGATGGCGTCTGCCTTGTCGTGCTTGCCGTGGCCCCAGCCATCGAGGATCATCAAAAGAACTTTTTTTCCCATGTTGATATGTGAATTTCTGTAATGTAATTCGTGCTTAAAATCAGGCAAAAGTAGCCCTATTTTTTTAGTTTTGAAAGTAACAGTTTCTATTGGTTTAGGTTGCCCTTTAGTTCGTTAAATAAGTTAAAGGTCTACTGCTTTATGCTTGTTTGGATGGCTTTTGAGCCTACTTTTGCTCCCCAACATTCATAATACCGACTGTAATGCTTAGATATGTAGCCGCATTTGCTTTTTCGGTGCTGGGGTTAACGCTTTGTGCGCAGCAGCCTTGGCCTGATTCGCTGAATACTGCTAAAACCGCAACCTACCTATCGCCCGAAGAGCGAAACGTAATTCTAGAGATGAATAAGGTTAGAACCAACCCAAAGCGCTACGCGCAGGAGGTGGTGGCCGCCATGAAAAAGCGCTTCGTCGATTCCGAAAGCCCGCTGATTTACCTTAAGGACGATGGCCGTAGAATTATGACCACCGAGGGGGTGAAGGCCATTGACGAGTGCGTACAGGAGCTAATGCGGGCAAAACCTGTTGGCATGATATACCCATCGAAGGGGGTGTGGCGGGCAAGCCGCGACCATGCCAAAGATCAGGCA
This window harbors:
- the rpsB gene encoding 30S ribosomal protein S2; amino-acid sequence: MPRTNFNQLLDAGVHFGHLKRKWNPKMAPYIFMERNGIHIIDLHKTVVKLDEAANALKQIAKSGRKVLFVATKKQAKDIVSERIGQVNMPYVTERWPGGMLTNFPTIRKAVKKMASLEKMTNDGTFDALSKREKLQITRQRAKLEKNLGSIADLTRLPAALFIVDVQKEANAVREAKRLNIPVFAMVDTCCDPTPIDYVIPANDDASKSISLVIDVVASAIQEGLEERKVEKEKDKDSQPAKAEKAGKAKVKKATVADEADAEAPAQAEESAE
- the tsf gene encoding translation elongation factor Ts is translated as MAISAQDVAKLRKMTGAGMMDCKKALEEANGDFERAQDLIRERGKLIASKRADREATEGAVIAKTTADGKRGAVICLNCETDFVAKNADFVALAESILNLAIEQNPATLEDLLALKMGELSVADLVTEKSGVTGEKLSVSFYGKLEDGYVIPYIHMNNKLATLVSFSKGINEEVAKDVAMQVAAMKPVALDKSSTPADVVEKELHIAKEQLRLEGKSEDMIEKIAPGKLNKFFKESTLLAQDFIKDNKMSVEAYVKSADAEVKVTGFVRYSLND
- the gpmI gene encoding 2,3-bisphosphoglycerate-independent phosphoglycerate mutase — its product is MGKKVLLMILDGWGHGKHDKADAIYKANPEFINCLEASYATSELRTSGEDVGLPEGQMGNSEVGHLNIGAGRIVYQDLVKINIACRDNSILENPEIVNAYTYAKENGKQVHLMGLVSDGGVHSSLDHLFKLTEISKAYGIDKTFVHAFMDGRDTDPKSGKGFIEALEAHLAKSTGKIATMIGRYYAMDRDKRWERVKESYDLMVHGTGTPTTNMVEAVQNSYDAGVTDEFIKPVVQVDADGKPVGTIQEGDVVIFFNFRNDRAKELTIVLTQQDMPEAGMKTIPLHYYTMTPYDAKFQGLHILFDKDNVTNTLGEVVSKAGKKQIRIAETEKYAHVTFFFSGGREAEFENESRILIPSPKVATYDLQPEMSAYGVKDAIVAELKKGEVDFVALNFANGDMVGHTGDMNAILKAIHAVDACVKEVVTAARANGYTVLITADHGNADNAMNEDGSPNTAHSLNPVPFIVVDDEIKSVKSGVLADIAPTVLKLMDIPAPAEMTGTPLV
- a CDS encoding CAP domain-containing protein, producing the protein MLRYVAAFAFSVLGLTLCAQQPWPDSLNTAKTATYLSPEERNVILEMNKVRTNPKRYAQEVVAAMKKRFVDSESPLIYLKDDGRRIMTTEGVKAIDECVQELMRAKPVGMIYPSKGVWRASRDHAKDQASTGATGHSSKNGASPWDRMDKYGARVGYAGENVDYGNADGLGIVLSLLIDDGVPSRGHRHNIMSGNFRMAGVAIGPHPTYGFMCVIDYVTKFVDK